A single genomic interval of Celeribacter indicus harbors:
- a CDS encoding phage head-tail joining protein, with translation MVLKMTDWTETELSALRRAYASGTTRVSYDGKSVDYGSAEDLLARVRTIERAIAGTARPLPVAGLAGFSRGDR, from the coding sequence ATGGTTTTGAAGATGACCGACTGGACGGAAACCGAGCTCTCGGCGCTGCGCCGGGCCTATGCCAGCGGCACGACCCGGGTCAGCTATGACGGCAAGTCAGTCGACTACGGCTCGGCCGAAGACCTGCTGGCCCGCGTCCGCACCATCGAACGCGCCATCGCTGGGACCGCACGGCCGCTGCCTGTGGCCGGGCTCGCGGGCTTCTCGCGCGGAGACCGATGA
- a CDS encoding phage portal protein translates to MMSANWFDWAIASVAPRAAARRVLARKAFDTLTRGYDGAARGRRTEGWRAPGSSADTEIGVAGALLRDRMRDLVRNNPHAAKAVAVLVNNIIGAGIMPRAASGDDKLDRRVDALFERWTADCDADGQLDFYGLQTLICREMVEAGEVLVRRRLRRASDGLPVPLQLQVLEADFLDATKSGVLGAGRLVQGIEFDPVGKRRAYWLHAEHPGDAYGALQNGLQSRPVPASEIAHVYEKQRTQARGVPWGAPVIRSLRDLDDYEVAELVRKKTEACVTAIVFGDDEAQQGIAPSVVDADGNRVEQFEPGLIAYARGGKDIRFNQPSATGGYGEYKRASLHTISAGFRVPYELLTGDLSQVNYSSIRAGLVEFRRQIDALQWQLFIPMFCAPVWRWFTEAAWAAGQIPTPDVPVEWQPPKFEAVDPQKDAMADLLAIRSGTMTLAQAIARQGRNPDAVLAEIAATNAKLDDLGLVLDSDPRRVTKTGSAQAGDPTAPADPETTPAQADQQD, encoded by the coding sequence ATGATGTCGGCCAACTGGTTCGACTGGGCCATTGCCTCCGTCGCCCCTCGGGCCGCCGCGAGGCGCGTGCTGGCCCGTAAGGCCTTCGATACCCTCACACGGGGCTATGACGGGGCCGCGCGCGGGAGGCGGACGGAGGGCTGGCGGGCACCGGGATCCTCCGCCGATACCGAGATCGGCGTCGCGGGAGCGCTCTTGCGCGACCGGATGCGCGATCTGGTGCGAAACAACCCGCATGCGGCCAAGGCCGTGGCGGTGCTGGTGAACAACATCATCGGCGCAGGCATCATGCCGCGCGCCGCCAGCGGCGACGACAAGCTCGACCGGAGGGTCGATGCGCTGTTCGAACGCTGGACAGCCGACTGCGATGCCGACGGTCAGCTCGACTTCTACGGTCTGCAGACGCTGATCTGCCGCGAGATGGTCGAGGCGGGTGAGGTGCTGGTGCGCCGCCGCCTGCGGCGTGCGAGCGACGGCCTTCCGGTGCCGCTGCAATTGCAGGTGCTGGAGGCCGACTTCCTCGACGCCACGAAATCCGGCGTCCTTGGCGCGGGACGCCTCGTCCAGGGGATCGAGTTCGACCCGGTCGGCAAGCGTCGGGCCTACTGGCTGCACGCTGAGCATCCGGGCGACGCCTATGGCGCCTTGCAGAACGGTCTGCAGAGCCGCCCGGTCCCTGCGAGCGAGATCGCCCATGTCTACGAGAAGCAGCGCACGCAGGCGCGCGGCGTTCCCTGGGGCGCGCCGGTGATCCGGTCTTTGCGGGACCTCGACGACTATGAAGTGGCCGAACTGGTCCGAAAGAAGACCGAGGCCTGCGTCACCGCCATCGTCTTTGGCGACGACGAGGCGCAGCAGGGCATCGCGCCCTCGGTGGTCGATGCCGACGGGAACCGGGTCGAGCAGTTCGAGCCCGGCCTGATCGCCTATGCCCGCGGCGGCAAGGACATCCGGTTCAACCAGCCCTCGGCCACCGGCGGATACGGCGAGTACAAGCGCGCGAGCCTGCACACGATCTCGGCCGGGTTCCGGGTGCCCTATGAGTTGCTGACCGGGGACCTGTCCCAGGTCAACTACTCCTCGATCCGGGCGGGGCTCGTGGAGTTCCGCCGCCAGATCGACGCCTTGCAGTGGCAGCTATTCATCCCGATGTTCTGCGCGCCGGTCTGGCGCTGGTTCACGGAAGCCGCTTGGGCGGCGGGCCAAATCCCGACACCCGATGTCCCGGTCGAATGGCAGCCGCCGAAGTTCGAGGCTGTCGATCCGCAGAAGGATGCGATGGCGGACCTTCTGGCGATCCGTTCGGGCACCATGACGCTGGCACAGGCCATCGCCCGGCAGGGCCGCAACCCCGACGCCGTGCTGGCGGAAATCGCCGCGACCAACGCGAAGCTCGACGACCTCGGGCTCGTGCTCGACAGCGATCCGCGCCGCGTTACCAAGACCGGCAGCGCGCAGGCGGGCGACCCGACAGCACCCGCCGATCCGGAAACCACACCGGCGCAGGCCGACCAACAGGACTGA